From Chryseobacterium gallinarum, one genomic window encodes:
- a CDS encoding NAD(P)H-dependent oxidoreductase: protein MKKTLVVFAHPYLEHSNSNVELINFYVRHQHYTLRDLYEEYPDFHIAAFRERKRLAHYDRFIFQFPLIWFGMPPLLRLWIDEVFDRDWLQPGKDNPLENKEVYILITTGGKERSFTKTGTYQYTIDELISGLIVSLKVFKANIKHIKIVYEANKLSKKEIILHKKEFSELLNQ, encoded by the coding sequence ATGAAGAAGACGCTAGTAGTATTTGCCCATCCCTATCTGGAGCACTCCAATTCGAATGTAGAGCTCATCAACTTTTATGTTCGGCATCAGCATTATACCCTGCGAGATCTTTATGAAGAATATCCTGATTTCCATATTGCCGCTTTCAGGGAACGGAAACGGCTTGCCCATTATGACCGTTTTATTTTTCAGTTTCCTTTAATCTGGTTCGGGATGCCTCCGTTACTCAGACTATGGATTGATGAGGTCTTTGACCGCGATTGGCTACAACCCGGAAAAGATAACCCGCTCGAAAATAAGGAAGTCTATATTCTGATAACTACCGGAGGAAAAGAAAGGTCTTTTACTAAAACAGGAACGTATCAATATACGATTGATGAACTGATCAGTGGATTAATTGTGTCTTTAAAAGTTTTCAAAGCCAACATCAAACACATCAAAATCGTTTACGAAGCCAATAAACTTTCTAAAAAAGAAATTATTTTACATAAAAAAGAGTTCTCAGAACTACTCAATCAATAA
- a CDS encoding TPM domain-containing protein, with translation MKLRSLKIVFSFLLVCFYSLVSAQYTIPEKPAVLYPVYDQAGLLSQQEKDALNNKLIKFADSTSTEIEVVIIPSTKGEDVNFLATMFGQKWKIGKKGVDNGVVFLIATEDRTMSIQQGRAVEQYLTASVAGQILDYIVTPHFKKGQWYDGINGGTSAIMEAVQGKFKPVATTTPSGDGSALKVLVIAFIIFIIIAILFGNKGGGRGGGNYDDDDDVIISRRGRRNYPGGFFPFPGSFGGGGFGGGSSGGGFGGFGGGGSFGGGGASGGW, from the coding sequence ATGAAATTACGTTCTCTTAAAATAGTATTTTCATTTTTATTAGTGTGCTTTTACAGTCTTGTATCTGCACAGTATACCATTCCTGAAAAACCTGCGGTTTTATATCCCGTTTATGATCAGGCCGGTCTTCTTTCCCAGCAGGAAAAAGATGCACTGAATAATAAACTGATCAAATTTGCAGATTCCACCTCAACGGAAATTGAGGTAGTGATCATCCCTTCTACTAAAGGAGAAGATGTCAATTTCCTAGCCACTATGTTTGGGCAAAAATGGAAAATCGGTAAGAAAGGAGTGGATAATGGAGTTGTTTTCCTGATCGCTACAGAAGACAGGACTATGTCTATCCAGCAGGGAAGAGCTGTAGAACAATATCTGACAGCATCCGTTGCAGGACAAATCCTGGATTATATTGTTACCCCTCATTTCAAAAAAGGACAATGGTATGATGGGATCAATGGCGGAACCTCAGCCATTATGGAAGCCGTCCAGGGAAAATTCAAACCGGTGGCAACTACAACCCCTTCAGGGGATGGAAGTGCCTTAAAAGTACTGGTGATTGCATTTATAATCTTTATTATCATTGCTATTCTCTTCGGTAATAAAGGAGGAGGACGCGGTGGTGGAAATTATGATGACGATGATGATGTAATTATCTCCCGAAGAGGACGCAGAAATTATCCCGGAGGTTTCTTCCCGTTTCCCGGCAGCTTCGGAGGCGGAGGATTCGGCGGAGGTAGTTCCGGAGGCGGTTTCGGCGGATTTGGCGGAGGCGGAAGCTTTGGCGGAGGTGGTGCGTCCGGTGGATGGTAA
- a CDS encoding TPM domain-containing protein, with product MGNFLTNQQIASLVEAIQSAENHSTGEIRVHIDSNTQDHYAKTAFEIFKELRMDKTTDRNAVLFHVNFEQKYLTIIGDVGIHEKVHQTFWDHLHDYITSEFAKGNYYQALKSAILETGLELKKHFPVEGENPNQLPNEITFS from the coding sequence ATGGGTAATTTCCTTACAAATCAGCAGATTGCATCCCTTGTGGAGGCTATACAATCGGCAGAAAACCATTCTACCGGAGAGATCCGGGTACATATTGATTCCAATACGCAGGATCATTATGCCAAGACGGCATTCGAAATTTTCAAAGAACTACGTATGGATAAAACCACAGACAGGAATGCCGTTCTTTTTCATGTCAACTTTGAACAAAAGTATCTCACCATCATTGGCGATGTCGGTATTCATGAGAAAGTACATCAAACCTTTTGGGATCATCTGCATGATTACATTACGTCAGAATTTGCCAAAGGAAATTATTACCAGGCTTTGAAAAGCGCTATCCTGGAAACAGGACTTGAACTTAAAAAACATTTTCCTGTAGAAGGAGAAAATCCAAACCAGCTCCCGAATGAAATTACGTTCTCTTAA
- a CDS encoding LemA family protein, protein MKNKGCLGAGTIGIALLIIVAVLFFWGKSGYNNFVTKEQTVNTKWSNVETVYQKRANLIPNLERTVKSYSKFEQETLTQVVEARSKATSINIDPTNMTDADIAKFQAAQGELSGALSRLMAVVESYPNLKADQQYINFQREYTAIENSIRAETVYYNEAAQDYNTSIKTFPNNILANFTNFKEKPYFKAEAGAQKAPEVFK, encoded by the coding sequence ATGAAAAATAAAGGATGTCTGGGCGCCGGAACTATTGGTATAGCCCTCCTTATTATTGTTGCTGTTTTATTCTTCTGGGGAAAAAGCGGATATAACAACTTTGTAACCAAAGAACAGACGGTCAACACAAAATGGTCCAATGTTGAGACTGTGTACCAGAAAAGAGCAAATCTTATCCCTAACCTGGAAAGAACCGTAAAATCGTATTCAAAATTTGAGCAGGAAACGTTAACACAAGTTGTTGAAGCACGTTCTAAAGCAACTTCAATCAATATCGATCCTACCAATATGACGGATGCTGATATCGCTAAATTCCAGGCAGCACAAGGAGAATTATCCGGTGCATTAAGCCGTTTAATGGCCGTAGTGGAATCTTATCCGAATTTAAAGGCAGATCAGCAGTATATTAACTTCCAGAGAGAGTATACAGCTATTGAAAACAGTATCAGAGCAGAAACTGTTTATTATAACGAAGCTGCCCAGGATTATAATACCTCTATCAAAACGTTCCCGAATAACATTCTGGCGAACTTTACCAACTTTAAAGAAAAACCTTATTTCAAAGCCGAGGCAGGAGCTCAAAAAGCACCTGAAGTATTCAAATAA
- a CDS encoding dihydrofolate reductase, giving the protein MTTIVVAMGEKNEIGFENQLLWHLPKDLKHFKDITSGHPVIMGRKTYESIGRPLPNRTNIVVSRKKDWFEEGILIVGSLKEAIKFAKKIDEEVFIIGGGNIYEQTMDVADKLEVTRVKADLEADTFFPGIDEKIWKKTNETCHEKDEKNGYDFCFQTFERIKMEV; this is encoded by the coding sequence ATGACGACAATAGTGGTAGCAATGGGAGAAAAGAATGAGATTGGTTTTGAAAACCAGTTGCTCTGGCATCTTCCCAAGGATTTAAAACATTTTAAAGATATTACTTCAGGACATCCGGTAATCATGGGAAGAAAAACATATGAAAGTATTGGCAGACCTCTTCCTAATCGTACCAATATTGTTGTTTCAAGAAAGAAAGATTGGTTTGAAGAAGGAATTCTCATTGTAGGAAGCCTTAAAGAAGCTATAAAATTTGCCAAAAAGATTGATGAAGAAGTATTTATTATCGGAGGAGGAAATATCTATGAGCAAACCATGGATGTCGCAGATAAGCTCGAAGTTACGCGGGTAAAAGCCGATCTTGAAGCAGACACCTTTTTCCCCGGAATAGATGAGAAAATCTGGAAGAAAACAAATGAAACCTGCCATGAAAAGGATGAAAAAAACGGATATGATTTCTGCTTCCAGACGTTTGAAAGAATAAAGATGGAAGTTTAG
- a CDS encoding trimeric intracellular cation channel family protein — MHEQFNFAIEVLGTIAFSMSGSFAAMQKRLDPFGVLIIAFVTSVGGGTVRDLLLDLPVFWMHDLLMCGLILATSIFSMVFKSLEKNFKVTLFIFDSFGLGLFTIIGIQKGLNVGIHPLICIALGTITGCFGGIIRDILLNRIPLIFRKEIYATACIVGGAAFLLMTKYTPLSFTFIQIFTILLIVAIRTFAVKYHWQMPKFYGYDQNAEM; from the coding sequence ATGCACGAACAGTTCAATTTTGCTATAGAAGTCCTTGGAACCATTGCCTTCTCTATGTCCGGAAGTTTTGCCGCTATGCAGAAGCGCCTTGATCCGTTCGGGGTACTTATTATTGCCTTTGTGACTTCTGTAGGAGGGGGAACTGTAAGAGATTTACTGCTTGACCTTCCTGTCTTCTGGATGCATGACCTGCTTATGTGCGGGCTGATTCTTGCGACAAGTATATTTTCTATGGTATTTAAATCCCTGGAAAAGAATTTTAAGGTCACCTTATTTATTTTCGACAGCTTTGGGCTTGGGCTCTTTACCATTATTGGTATCCAAAAAGGATTAAATGTTGGAATTCATCCTTTAATATGTATAGCACTGGGAACCATTACCGGATGTTTCGGGGGAATTATCCGTGATATCCTGCTCAACAGGATCCCGTTGATTTTCAGAAAAGAAATTTATGCCACAGCATGTATTGTAGGTGGTGCGGCGTTCCTGTTAATGACAAAGTACACTCCACTATCTTTTACTTTTATACAGATCTTTACCATTTTACTGATTGTTGCTATCAGGACTTTTGCAGTAAAATATCATTGGCAGATGCCGAAATTTTACGGCTATGACCAGAATGCTGAAATGTAA
- the coaD gene encoding pantetheine-phosphate adenylyltransferase: protein MKIAVFPGSFDPITLGHYDIIERAAPLFDKLIIAIGQNSQKKYMFPLEKRMEFIQNSVAEFPNVEVDYFEGLTVDYCFEKNAQYIIRGLRNPADFEFEKAIAHTNRTLAHKKLETVFLLTSSGKSFISSSIVREIINHGGEYELLVPDSVRVER from the coding sequence ATGAAAATTGCTGTTTTCCCAGGGTCATTTGATCCGATTACATTAGGACATTACGATATCATAGAAAGAGCGGCACCGCTATTTGATAAACTGATTATTGCCATCGGACAGAATTCCCAGAAGAAATATATGTTTCCATTAGAAAAAAGAATGGAATTTATTCAAAACTCTGTAGCAGAATTTCCCAATGTAGAAGTAGATTATTTTGAGGGACTTACCGTTGATTATTGCTTTGAAAAAAATGCCCAATACATCATCAGAGGATTGAGAAATCCCGCTGACTTTGAATTTGAAAAAGCCATCGCTCACACCAACAGGACCCTTGCCCATAAAAAATTGGAAACCGTTTTCCTGCTTACCTCTTCCGGAAAATCTTTCATCAGCAGCAGCATTGTGAGAGAGATTATCAATCACGGAGGAGAGTATGAACTCTTGGTTCCGGATTCGGTAAGAGTCGAAAGGTAA
- a CDS encoding D-alanine--D-alanine ligase, giving the protein MNKKSVAVVMGGYSDEYVVSLKSGQLIYDSLDRSLYDVYKVVILKDEWYFLDENDNKHEINRGDFSAALDNGEKLKFDVCFNIIHGTPGENGILQAYWDAIGQKYTGCDFYQSALTFNKKDTLAVLSKYGIPSAKSIYLRKGEEINADKITEELGLPLFVKPNQSGSSLGISKVKEKSGLIAATEVAFKEDDEILIESFLNGMEVSVGVIDFKGETIVLGITEIVPKNEFFDYEAKYEGASEEITPARIDDETRIRVEEIAKRAYDSLGMSGFSRSEYILMDGIPYMLEMNTNPGFSPASILPQQAKHYGISITDLCGNEVEKALNK; this is encoded by the coding sequence ATGAACAAAAAAAGTGTTGCCGTAGTAATGGGAGGCTATTCTGATGAATATGTTGTTTCTTTAAAAAGCGGGCAGTTGATTTATGATTCTTTAGACAGGAGCCTTTATGACGTATATAAAGTAGTTATCCTTAAAGATGAATGGTATTTTTTAGATGAAAATGATAATAAGCATGAAATCAACAGAGGTGATTTTTCTGCCGCTTTAGACAATGGGGAGAAATTAAAGTTTGATGTTTGCTTCAACATTATTCACGGAACACCTGGCGAAAATGGAATCCTTCAGGCCTATTGGGATGCTATAGGACAAAAGTATACCGGATGCGATTTTTACCAGAGTGCCCTTACTTTCAATAAAAAAGATACACTTGCCGTACTATCGAAGTATGGAATTCCTTCTGCCAAAAGTATCTATTTAAGAAAAGGCGAAGAAATCAATGCAGATAAAATTACAGAAGAACTGGGACTTCCTCTTTTTGTAAAACCCAACCAATCCGGATCTTCACTGGGAATTTCAAAAGTAAAAGAAAAGTCCGGATTAATTGCTGCTACAGAGGTTGCATTTAAAGAAGACGATGAAATCCTTATTGAAAGCTTCTTAAATGGAATGGAAGTCTCCGTAGGAGTTATTGATTTTAAAGGAGAAACCATTGTGCTGGGAATTACTGAGATTGTTCCTAAAAATGAATTCTTCGATTATGAAGCAAAATATGAAGGCGCTTCAGAAGAAATTACTCCTGCAAGAATTGATGATGAAACCAGGATAAGAGTTGAGGAAATTGCAAAAAGAGCCTATGATTCCTTAGGGATGAGCGGTTTTTCACGAAGCGAGTATATCCTTATGGACGGAATTCCTTACATGCTTGAAATGAATACCAATCCAGGATTCTCTCCTGCCAGTATCCTGCCCCAACAGGCAAAACATTATGGAATTTCCATAACAGACCTTTGTGGAAATGAAGTTGAAAAAGCTCTTAATAAATAA
- a CDS encoding PASTA domain-containing protein, which translates to MLKSLFNWKVLLNLVIAIGIFVGLVWLTFRWLEYHTNHGQEIPVPNVVNKSVHDAVKILDDTGLEYEVDSANYDPKYRPFQVLQVYPAPGSHVKDGRTVRLRVNPRTWAPIVVPDVINKYSGLAFQRLDQVGLKIGDTIYEPSIQKDALLRILYKGNAVNPGTRLPRFSMIDVVVGSGPMRNISIPNVVGLSVKEARAVITKSMFEVGLVEYEDGGKDESDIIYYQDPAAGDVRDQGMQIDLWASKRTPAELRAKVEQLNSIYRMKVDTSLPPVHYEEVRTEPSYEPPVIPAPVPKKETPQPAAVKTETPKAPAVTSKPVSSGVEKPKASTGSNPASGNAHKPASATTKEAAEKPKAKKVVVE; encoded by the coding sequence ATGCTTAAATCACTTTTCAATTGGAAAGTTTTACTGAATTTAGTAATAGCCATCGGCATTTTCGTAGGTCTTGTATGGCTTACGTTTCGCTGGTTGGAATATCATACTAACCACGGTCAGGAAATTCCTGTTCCCAATGTTGTCAATAAATCCGTTCATGACGCTGTTAAAATATTAGATGACACAGGTCTTGAATATGAAGTAGATAGTGCAAATTATGATCCTAAATACAGACCGTTCCAGGTATTGCAGGTATATCCTGCACCGGGTTCTCATGTAAAAGACGGAAGAACAGTGCGTCTTAGGGTTAATCCTAGAACATGGGCACCGATTGTAGTTCCGGATGTTATCAATAAATATTCAGGATTGGCATTCCAGAGACTGGATCAGGTGGGGCTTAAAATCGGGGATACAATTTATGAACCAAGTATTCAGAAAGATGCCCTTTTAAGGATATTATATAAAGGAAATGCCGTTAATCCGGGAACCCGCTTACCTAGGTTCTCAATGATTGATGTCGTAGTAGGATCCGGACCTATGAGAAATATTTCGATTCCTAATGTAGTAGGACTTTCTGTAAAAGAAGCAAGAGCTGTAATTACAAAGAGTATGTTCGAAGTAGGATTGGTTGAATATGAAGATGGCGGTAAGGACGAATCTGATATTATTTATTATCAGGATCCGGCTGCAGGAGATGTTCGTGACCAGGGAATGCAGATTGACCTTTGGGCCAGCAAAAGAACCCCGGCAGAGCTTAGGGCTAAGGTAGAACAATTGAATTCTATTTATCGTATGAAGGTAGATACCTCCTTGCCACCGGTGCATTATGAAGAAGTGCGTACCGAGCCAAGTTATGAACCGCCGGTTATCCCTGCTCCTGTACCCAAAAAAGAAACTCCTCAACCGGCTGCTGTGAAAACAGAAACACCTAAAGCCCCGGCCGTCACTTCGAAGCCGGTAAGCTCAGGAGTAGAAAAACCAAAAGCTTCTACAGGCAGTAATCCTGCTTCAGGAAATGCCCATAAACCGGCCTCTGCTACTACGAAAGAAGCGGCTGAGAAGCCAAAGGCTAAAAAGGTAGTCGTGGAATAA
- a CDS encoding RluA family pseudouridine synthase — protein MSEDNEDFLDEELLDSNSIENIDIDEENKGLYEHLNITVDAKQEPLRIDKFLLIYRQNSSRNKISQTCRAGNVIVNGSPVKQNYRVKPGDQISVLLTHPPRENVIIPQDIPLNIVYEDDDLVVVDKEAGMVVHPGFGNWDGTLVNALAYHFEKNGEKSDLDRVGLVHRIDKDTSGLLVIAKNEYALSFLAKQFFNRTTRRLYWAFVWGNLQEDEGTIKGHIGRHPKNRMQMSVYEDGSQGKHAVTHYKVLERFRYMTWVECKLETGRTHQIRAHFKHIGHTLFNDERYEGHTPLRGVNLPKYKQFIKNVFEILPRHALHAHTLGFVHPTTKKELYFESPMPKDMADAVKKWRNYLEN, from the coding sequence ATGTCAGAAGATAACGAAGATTTTTTAGATGAAGAATTATTAGATTCCAACAGTATTGAAAATATCGATATTGATGAGGAAAATAAAGGCTTGTATGAGCATCTTAATATAACGGTGGATGCCAAGCAGGAACCCTTAAGAATCGACAAGTTTCTGCTCATATACAGGCAAAATTCTTCAAGGAACAAAATTTCACAAACCTGCAGGGCCGGAAACGTTATTGTAAACGGAAGTCCTGTAAAGCAGAACTACAGGGTAAAACCGGGAGATCAGATTTCAGTATTGCTGACACATCCGCCAAGGGAAAATGTGATTATTCCACAGGATATCCCTCTGAACATTGTGTATGAGGATGATGATCTGGTGGTTGTGGATAAGGAAGCAGGAATGGTAGTGCATCCGGGATTTGGAAACTGGGACGGAACCCTGGTGAACGCATTGGCTTATCATTTTGAAAAGAATGGAGAAAAATCCGATCTTGACAGGGTAGGTCTTGTTCACAGGATTGATAAAGATACTTCAGGGTTATTGGTGATTGCTAAAAATGAGTATGCGCTAAGCTTTTTGGCAAAACAATTTTTCAACAGAACAACCAGGAGATTGTACTGGGCTTTTGTGTGGGGAAATCTACAGGAAGATGAAGGCACAATCAAAGGGCATATCGGAAGACATCCTAAAAACAGGATGCAGATGTCTGTATACGAAGATGGAAGTCAGGGAAAGCATGCCGTAACACATTATAAGGTTCTGGAAAGATTCAGGTATATGACCTGGGTGGAATGTAAACTGGAGACCGGAAGAACGCATCAGATCAGGGCTCATTTTAAACATATAGGGCATACCCTGTTCAATGACGAAAGATATGAGGGGCACACTCCTTTAAGAGGGGTAAATCTTCCTAAATATAAGCAGTTCATCAAAAATGTTTTTGAAATTTTACCCAGACATGCTCTTCATGCCCATACCCTGGGTTTTGTGCATCCAACAACAAAAAAGGAATTATATTTTGAAAGCCCAATGCCCAAAGATATGGCGGATGCTGTAAAAAAATGGAGAAATTATTTGGAAAACTAA